From Chionomys nivalis chromosome 21, mChiNiv1.1, whole genome shotgun sequence, a single genomic window includes:
- the LOC130863947 gene encoding chymotrypsinogen B has translation MAFLWLLSCFALVGATFGCGVPAIQPVLTGLARIVNGEDAVPGSWPWQVSLQDKTGFHFCGGSLISEDWVVTAAHCGVSTSDVVVAGEFDQGSDEENVQVLKIAKVFKNPKFNMFTVRNDITLLKLATPAQFSETVSAVCLPTADDDFPVGTVCATTGWGKTKYNALKTPDKLQQAALPIVSTAECKQFWGSKITDVMICAGASGVSSCMDGQMPTDAAHSEPAITTSSGDSGGPLVCQKDGVWTLAGIVSWGSGVCSTSTPAVYSRVTALIPWVQEILEAN, from the exons ATGGCATTCCTTTGGCTCTTGTCCTGCTTTGCCCTTGTGGGGGCCACCTTTG GCTGTGGGGTACCTGCCATCCAACCTGTGCTGACGGGTCTGGCCAGGATTGTTAATGGAGAGGATGCTGTCCCTGGATCCTGGCCCTGGCAGGTGTCCCTGCAG GACAAGACTGGCTTTCACTTCTGTGGGGGCTCTCTCATCAGTGAAGACTGGGTAGTCACTGCTGCCCACTGCGGCGTCTC GACATCTGATGTGGTGGTGGCCGGAGAGTTTGACCAGGGCTCTGACGAGGAAAATGTCCAGGTCCTGAAGATCGCAAAG GTTTTCAAGAACCCCAAGTTCAACATGTTCACCGTGCGCAATGACATCACCTTGCTGAAGCTGGCCACTCCTGCCCAGTTCTCTGAGACTGTGTCCGCCGTGTGTCTGCCCACTGCTGACGATGACTTCCCTGTTGGgacagtgtgtgccaccactggctggGGCAAGACTAAGTACAACG CCCTCAAGACCCCTGACAAGCTGCAGCAGGCAGCCCTGCCCATTGTGTCCACTGCTGAATGCAAGCAATTCTGGGGATCCAAGATCACCGACGTGATGATCTGCGCAGGCGCCAGCGGTGTCTCCTCCTGCATG GATGGGCAGATGCCAACAGATGCTGCCCACAGCGAGCCCGCTATTACCACCAGCTCC GGTGACTCTGGTGGCCCTCTTGTCTGCCAGAAGGATGGAGTCTGGACCCTGGCAGGCATCGTGTCCTGGGGCAGTGGCGTCTGCTCCACCTCCACTCCTGCTGTGTACTCCCGAGTCACAGCCCTCATACCCTGGGTTCAGGAGATCTTGGAAGCCAACTGA
- the LOC130863983 gene encoding 40S ribosomal protein S15-like has protein sequence MAEVEQKKKRTFRKFTYRGVDLDQLLDMSCEPLMQLYSARQRRRLNRGLRRKQHSLLKRLRKAKKEAPPVEKPEVVKTHLRDVIILPERVESVVGVYNGETFNQVEIKLEMIGHYLGEFSITYKPVKQGQPGIGATHSHSSRFIPLK, from the coding sequence ATGGCCGAAGTGGAGCAGAAAAAGAAACGGACCTTCCGCAAGTTCACCTACCGCGGCGTGGACCTGGACCAGCTGCTGGACATGTCCTGTGAGCCATTGATGCAGCTCTACAGCGCCCGACAGAGGCGACGCCTCAACCGCGGCCTGCGGCGGAAGCAGCACTCGCTGCTCAAGCGCCTGAGAAAAGCCAAGAAGGAGGCGCCGCCCGTGGAGAAGCCCGAGGTGGTGAAGACCCACCTGCGGGACGTGATCATCCTGCCCGAGAGGGTGGAGAGCGTGGTGGGCGTGTACAACGGCGAGACCTTCAACCAGGTGGAGATCAAGCTGGAGATGATTGGCCACTACCTGGGCGAGTTCTCCATCACCTACAAGCCTGTGAAGCAGGGCCAGCCTGGCATTGGTGCCACCCACTCCCACTCCTCCCGCTTCATCCCCCTCAAGTAG